The Ostrea edulis chromosome 1, xbOstEdul1.1, whole genome shotgun sequence genomic sequence ACCAATGATAGACCGTGATCCAAATGGAAGGGTGTTAGTTTCTTTACCAGAGGTGGACGTAGAAATGGTTCAGTGCTTTCTCAGGTTTGTGTATAATTTTAGTCAAAGATGTCTTAATGGTTAAACAATTACGATCATGTGAGATCAAGTTCCAAAAAGGGTTTATTTTCAGAACAGCAGGAATCAAATATGATACTTTATTCACGTACTTCcatatttgtaattttgtagATATCTGTACACAGACGATATTGAACTTTCAGAAGATAACGTGATGCCATTGTTGTATTTGGCCAGAAAGTACTTGGTTCAAACCCTGATTGATAAATGTCAGAATTTTATAAAAGACGCAAAACTTTTGGAACCCGAAAACTCGGTAGAAATATACCACCAAGCTTTCCTGTTTGATCTAGGAGATCTGATGGCCGACAGCatgaaaacaatcaatcaaagaaCAAAACAGTGCCTTGAATCCGACTCCTTCCTGACACTTCCACAGGAGTGTGTTCGAATGATCATTGCAGACGATCATCACCAGGTGGAAGAGGATGTAATTTATAAAAACGTTATAAGATGGTGCGAAGAAGAATGCATAAGAAGAGGTGTAAGCGGAAGTGACGAGGTGATCCGCGAGATTTTAGGAGATATTTTATATGAGATAAGATTTCCAAATATGAATATTGCTTTCTTTCAGTCGTCCATCGAGAAGCGACGTATTTTGACGGAAGCTGAGAAGAAAGAAGTAAAGGATTTGCTGAAAGGTGTGAATAGGAATACCTACCGAGGGCTGTTTAAATGCAAACCCAGGAATATTTGTCAAAGAGTGATGAGAATGGAATTACATGAAGAAGAGATGGTGCTAGACGACATAGAAAATGCAATTGCTTTTGAGTCTTCCGTAGAATGTGTACTACATGGAATAGTAACTTATGGATTAAGTCATGCAGTAGCGAAGTTTACATTCTACGTTAAGGTTATGGATGACGAGGATAAAATTTTAGTAAATGAGGATTTTTGTATGGAGTCTGATTCAAAAACTCAGTTATACAATGCCAAATTTCAAAAAGCTGTAGAGGTTGTGCCAGATCGAAAATACCGTGTCAGTTTGACTTTGGACGATACCAACTGGTCGTGGAAAGGAATATATGGTCGCCATTCAGTCCCTTTTAAGGACGGTGAGGTTAAATTTACAGACTGTAGTGGAGAAGCTGAGGAAACCGGCATGCTGGGAGGCCAGATTCCCGGATTACTTTTATCATGAGTCATCAACAGGATCTGGGAATCCTCTGACTATAATTGATTACACTCTAATCAGTTGTAAATACGATTTACGGAGTCATTTCTAACAAATTAATGATACATCGCATTTTAGAAGCCCTTTGGatgcataaataattatatatttaattatagCCTGTTGATGAAGACTATCCTTGGTTTTATCGCACCCAATACAACGAGGTCCGAAGTCAATATTATACTATTGGTTGGTGTGGGAAAAACGCCACGGTTTGAACGAAGTCAACCTACTATAATTGTTGctttatttttcttcagatcCATTTATGGGATCATAAGGTTTTCACAATTGTGATATTCTTtagtaattaatatttttcagatATAATTTGGTTAAcaggactgttagtccccgagggtctctacagcccagtaactaagtacttcgttactagcttgaaaacacggatgtatatttaattgctgtgataatatttagaaattcatatcaaaattaaggattatctccctcatgcatagctcttgtccttagacgaatttgactccacgttttagcactctgtttttccctatataatagCGCTTACAAGTTTATCgctatttcgaatttcaaacatttcggttgagcatcactgaagagacattatttgtcgaaatgcgcatctggtgcatcaaaattggtatcgtataagttttacatttatacGATATTTCATGattgatttgaaaatataattcttCTGAATTACAATCCAAAATGATAAATAGAGTGAACATGAAATTGTACTGGAAAACTTAATTTGATGGATGTACGAGTTGTTAGTAGGCAGGTTCTGCATATGACAATCGGGGGAgcctgtatgtaatatatccATGTAAGTATATCAAGAAAGCAGCGATTTGTGTAAtgatacaatctaattaaaattagatcctttgaccCGCTCCCGTATATCACTACGATCAAaggatataattttaattagattggtaatgataattatatgtGTTGATGCATGCCGACTACCTGGTCAAAACCATGGTGCTGAGTTCAAAACTGACAGTAACTGTATATTGGTTAAGAAAACACACCACACACCTTGGTTTCTATTTTGTTGTTTTGCCGCGTTGACTGATCTTATTCTATTCAATAAATGCatctgaaaaattaaaacatgtcCAATTCGTTAATCCTTCACATTTATCTATTCAAAATTGGATCTTATTGAAGTCATGAGGAAATTCATCCATTTAGAAAAGCATTTGAAAAGTAATTCTTTGTCTCGAATATGGCATCTTCGCTTACCGGTACTACGAAGAGGTTCCTATCCTTTTTGGTGACTTCCATACCTGTAGCTCAAGTAAGCTTGAATCATCGGGTGACCTGAAGATCTAATATATTGAACCTCCAATTGTTTGCAAAAATTTATTAATATACATTCTGTATGTTGAATTTTTCAACTAATAGAAGATAAACATTCTATTCTATTGGACAACATGGTGAATTGAGAGTTGACCATCATCAGTTTGGCAGGAAATATCAAGGCCCCCCGTTGGTATTCATTGCTGCTCGAATTCTGTGATGCATGGATCCCTTTTCACAATTTATTCGTGCAATAAGGATGCTCCGTCACTCAGAACAGTTGTTCAGTACGCAACTTCCGAGTTGTCCAACAGTTGTTTCTCTTTGTTAACTCGTGTGCACGGTGAGAcgcaaaatatgttttcctaCCCACGCGGTGGgcacaaatgcttatcgctgcatTCATATATTGTCTAAAGGATGATTACGATCTGTCATACCACTACCAGAATTGCAGGGAAACACAaatttagtaagtttatgagtatgtgataataaaatagctcaaactaATGTCGATAATCACCATCTAGAAGCACTCATGTCgaagaggaaataaaataataatttcatatttatggTCTAATTCATATAacttattcttgatatggtcatttgatgtataccaacggctgatataaaaaaaaattacactttcattacttttatcattATCACCATAAACTGTCTATAACATATCTAAAGGGTCTACATCATGTACCAccctaatctcggctgagattcggcttgttGGCTGAATTTTTGGACTgatgccttcaccgaatctcggagcagtccttcatagttcatgtctggaaatttactttcagcttcggccggttctagcaattaatgtccACTTagatgtaaattccataaaatatactattactaaattttccgttcaaatgatgagTTTCACGGCACAATATTTTAACtcccgaaattgaagagttccaatagtttgttttttaaattagcgataTACAAGACGGTATGTGGGGATACActgtatcagtaactagataataCAGACTACAGGAgctcttcaatttcaggagataacGATTttgtgccatggaagtcatcatttaaacggaaaatttagtgacacTTCATTTTAGGATTTTTATACCCAAACGGTAAGCATTGCAAAGTTAATAGTGATAGAAAGTTAGTTTgatagtcaaatcacttatttgaagcgaacagtaGTGTCACccaagtgcacattaattgcttgAACCGGCTGaagttgaaagtaaatttccagacatgaattatgaaggactgctccgagattcgatGAAGGTGTcggtccaaatattcagccaagccgaatctcagccgagattagtaCCACCCAGAATACTGAACCAACCTCCATCTCataagagctgatatctcggaaattgcgtattattCTCCGTGATCTACTGTTACTGGTATAATCGAAATACACATTGACATCCAACGGAGTTGTAAAGCGTGAATCTTAACTCGCCAGAGAAGAATACTTGACGTCATCTTTGCAGAAAGGAAGCATATTTTGACGATGTCGTTGCAACCATAGGAATATGGCGTCACGTCTATAATTCCCACTTCAACGTGACGCGTCTTGATAGCTTAGAAGCAGAGACATCTCAGCATAGCTgtaataatgtagccctcttcgaccccccccccctcccccgaagacgtcagaagaagaaaaaaatcgggTAGGGCTACATTATTAGGGCTccgcatgaaatgcgggaagccctatagtaatcgcattgtctgtctgtccgtcaacactttcttcgtgacacgataactcaaactgttttatcgtacagttttcaaatattgtacagaaataatgtacaatgaGAGGAAGCCGATAGATTTTTGGgtcatttcactttgtctgtatGGCATAATCTTTGGTaatatgaacactttctttgtgacacagtaactcaaacagttttcattgtacagttttcaaattttgtacagaaatacttttaTTGAGAGGAACCCATCTATAGATTTTggagtcatgtcactttgtctgtttgtttgtcatcatctttcttaatatgtatacggtgtaaCCGTTGggccgagcgaagcatgtacgtaactccgtgtcccgagtggtaatcataattccgttaagtacggtagattatgattcatttataaatatatattgaatgaaatttccttgcgctaaacacccagtaacatctcaatatttaaggagtttatatggggacaacagttttacatgatccgcctattcattgaacgcgggaaataaaacgcaaggcgacgtaaactgtgcattgtgacgtcacatttagcctcgacttttttttttctttttcaaagcaaacaattataaacagcaA encodes the following:
- the LOC125683815 gene encoding BTB/POZ domain-containing protein 6-like, with translation MESKSWQDSLSLKEALLRMLENEISYDVIFHIGERSDEVRSHSFILTARSHVFQAMLEGPMIDRDPNGRVLVSLPEVDVEMVQCFLRYLYTDDIELSEDNVMPLLYLARKYLVQTLIDKCQNFIKDAKLLEPENSVEIYHQAFLFDLGDLMADSMKTINQRTKQCLESDSFLTLPQECVRMIIADDHHQVEEDVIYKNVIRWCEEECIRRGVSGSDEVIREILGDILYEIRFPNMNIAFFQSSIEKRRILTEAEKKEVKDLLKGVNRNTYRGLFKCKPRNICQRVMRMELHEEEMVLDDIENAIAFESSVECVLHGIVTYGLSHAVAKFTFYVKVMDDEDKILVNEDFCMESDSKTQLYNAKFQKAVEVVPDRKYRVSLTLDDTNWSWKGIYGRHSVPFKDGEVKFTDCSGEAEETGMLGGQIPGLLLS